The genomic segment gacaactcctgataaccttcttttcctctccatgatggaggggaggctgactggcctataggttcctgggtcctccttcctGACCTTTTTGAAGACTCCAGTGACATgggctaccctccagtcctcaggaacctctcctgttctccatgacctttcacgggtgatggagagtggcttagcaacagcagctgccagctcccccTGCACTCATctgtgcatcccatcggggcccatggatttctctccaaagagacctagacaagctggagaggtgggcctgtgagaaacTCATgtggttcaacaaggccaagtgcaaggcctgcacctgggtcagggcgACCCCTGAGagcaatacaggctgggggacaaagggactgagagcagccctgaggagaaggacttgggggtactggtaaacaaaaagctggacaatgagccaacaatgtgcacttgcagcccagaaagccaaccgtaccctgggctgcatcaaaagaagcatggccagcaggtcgagggaggtgattctgcccctctactccactctgatgagaccacacctggagtactgtgtccaggtcaagagccctcagcacaagaaggacatggaactgttggagcgggtgcagaggagggacacaaaaatgattcgagggctggagcacctctcttcTGTGGACAGGCTCAGAGAgttggagttgttcagcctggagaagagaaggctgcagggagccgTTAtagtggcctttcagtacttagaGGGGggctacaggaaagatgggggcaatctctttagcaaggcctattgtgacgggacaaggggtaatggctttaaactaaaggaaggtagatttagactggatattcggaaaaaaatttttacattgaggctggtgaaacactggaatgggttgcccagagaggctgtgaaggccccatccctagaaacactcaaggtcaggttggacagggctctcAGCAccctgatctagctgaagatatccctgctcactgcaggcggggttggactagatgacctctaaacgtcccttccaacctaaaccatcctatgattctatcattTGTGCGGATCCAGTGCCTAAACGATCTGTAACCCAaccctcctcaaccaaggggaagccttcctttctccagattttctcacTCAcctctggggctgggatgcctgaggggcagccttagcagtaaaggctgaagcaaagaaggcattcagtaactctgccttcgGCATgatgcatcctgcatcaccagggcacccacctcttTCAGCAGCGgacccacagtttccccagtctttcttttcctaccgatgtatttgaagaagcccttcttgttatccttgacatcccttgccagattgagttccaagtgggccttggccttcctcgttgcaaTCCCCTAGACACGCTCTTCCAACACAGGCCTCTGGGGGTCCCAGGCCCCATCATCGGTGTTAAAGACACAggcaaacaaaacattaaacatCTTTGCTTTGCCTACATCCCTCTCTGCGAGGCGGCCAACCTCATCAACTCACAGACTGTTGTCGTCTCTGATCCTCCTTTTGctgttaacatattttaaaaagccctgtTTGTTGTCCTTCACAGTGCTGGCCAGCTTGAACTGAAACACAAGCCCAAGCCCCAGGTACTTGACATCTGTGCAAACACACTCCAGAGAGTCCAAACAACACCGGAGAGTCTCTCATTCTGGAGCTcacacccctcccagccctgcaccacAATCCTCCACAAAGGCTGAAAAATCACAGGGCAACCACAGCTCCTCAGCACTCGTCATACACCTTGAGGAAGAGCCATTCTTCCTGGTGCATTTTCACCTGCACGTGGAATGGCAAGttcattttcccttccctttcaggCAGACACGCAATGCTCAAACAACGCATTCAGCCCCCAGGGGATACCTCTCCTTTGTGATCGCAACCCACCCATCACACAGCCAAACACATGCCACTAATGTAGCAGCATGACATTTTCACTGAGAACATCTCCTTGGTGCCCAGCACACCCACCCAAAGAAACGCACTGGGGACACTCCTCCCTCAGTCTTTGTTGCCACACGCTCATGTTGTGcctgcaagcagcaggaaaggaaCGAGAACAGGCAGTGGTGGTTTCTGGTCCAAACCTACAGGCATTACAATCCAGGCAACGTTCGCGCAATCCAACATAAAGATGCCACAACTGGTTAGGAAGAGGATCAGAAGTACACTTTTCTCTTTAAACGTATCCACCTCAGGTGTGAGTGACTTACCTGTAGCATCACTGGTTCCTTCTTCAGAAGGGAGATATTTTCAGCACAGGAAAATTGGTTTTAAAGGACAATTTCCCTTAATATTATCACAGATTTCTGGCGAGgctggacagaaaaaaaatgactcATGTTCTGCAAAACCTGCACAGAGCCCCTTAGGCACTTCTGTCAAAGGGGAAGCAGGAAGGACACCTGAAAGCTAAGGACATTCACTCAAAGGGAAACTTAGATGAGGAGAGTAGAAAAGCCATCCTCCACACTGATGGGAAATCACCCATAACGTCTGCCACCTGACAGCTGCCAAAGTTCAGCGGTCTGCATCTCACCCACTGTTACCAACAACACATTGCcaatgtgagagaaaaaaaagcaaaaagggtGGGCAGTTTTGgtgagaggagagaagagcatcTAAGGACCCCATTGCACTCTATTGAAACACAAGGTTTGTCAGCATCCTGAATGCAGAGACCACTTCTTGCTCTCCCTAGCAAGACTAACACTAAGAGCAGAGACAAGACGAAGCAAGGTTCAGAGATGGCTGGCAGCATGATCCAGATTTGAAGAAGCTTCTCTTTGACCAACAATATTCCACACCAAAACCAAGTGATTAAAGGCACACAAGGCAGTTATCTGCACAAGCAGTAAGAGAAGAACATGGTGCAAGGATTTGCAGAAATTCTGGAGGTCTTGAATTCTCCCGGGGAACCACCGTTGTGTGCCAGGGATGTTCTCAAGGTTTTCTGCTGCCATCCTCTGTCCCACACCACAGGAAACAGCATCCCCACACCCAAGCACACATTCTCCAGTTTTTCCTCAATGACACAGAACGTGTTCTACCCAGCATCTCCATTTCCACCAGGAAAGACTCTTCTCTGCTCAAAGTCATCCTCCCAGTGACACAAGCCCAGGCCCTACTCACTACCACTCGCAGGATCACTGCCAAAACACTCAGACATTGCTCAACTCCAACAACATGCCcagctccaaacccctctcttgGCATGACCCAGACCTTTGCACGTCCTCTACTTCCCTCACAATTTGCACAAAGAACATATGGAAGGCTGCAAAGCCACACAGCATCTGGCAGCCTCTTCCCAGGTGCCTGAAGCCTGCATGTTTTCGCCTTTTCAGCATTCTCAGATGGAAACAACATGGAGGTGCATATTGCAGTTCCTAAGGACTCTGTGATAGATTTCATTCCTGGATGGAAACACACCAAATGCCAAAGCACAAGCACACTCACCATATTAACTGGGTGAGAGAATTTCTAGTACAGAAAAAGGGGTTGGTCTACTCCGGACGGTTTGTTGTGTACGTGTACGTAACCAAATGAGAGAATCATGACAAGGGGACATGCCATCTCTACTGACACCGATTCTGCTAGTGCACTAGTCGGCAAAATCAAGAGCACAAAGATTACACCCACTTCATCATGTGCCCTTACAAATCCTGCCTGAAGGAGGATCAAGGAACCATCACGGCAACACCAACCAATGTTGGTGGAAGCTACTATAGATGCCCACACCTATACAAGGACAGCAGATTGAAGCACTACACACCCACAACACCTTTCTcaaaagaagaggggaaaacctTCATCAAACAGTAttcagcagcctgcagctcacCCCCGCTTATCAACACATTGCCTACGTCAGAGACAGCCAGCAGCACAAGGGACCCTTTCTGGTGCCTGATTCTCCTAACCTCAAAAGACATTGTGGACATTTCAATACCACACATGATCTCAAGATCAGGAAGGCCTCCAACTCCACACCCTTGGGAGCCTGGGAAAGGATCCTGCAAAAGCACACACTGTGCCCATCCTGCCTCATCCTTTCCTCTAGCCAACCACCATTCCCCACTGAGACATGCAGTCTCAAGGCAAGCAAATGTCTCCCATTCTTGTTTTATCACCACGTGGCCCATGGTCTTCCCAAGGACTTCCACTTCCCTCAGACAAGTCTTCCCACTGCTCAAGGTCACCTTTCACATCACGGCATGGCCAGGACCTATTCAGTGCCACTGACACCTTCACCTCTGCATCAGAAaagctacagcctcctttcccaCCTCGGGGCTCAACTGGACTTTCAGAGACCCTTCCCAGCAATGACAgcaccataaaaataaaagcaaaacccagaCCATATCACATACACCAGATCCAGCAGAATCTCTGCTCTTTCCAAAGGTGATGTTGGAAGAGCTCAAAATGGCAATGGCATTGATGTcatgctgtgaaaaaaacaacccaaacgtTGACAAGCACCCCAGCGTAATGGATGGTATTGATTCAGCGGAAGAATTCGGCTTTGGCGGTTTGTTATTGGGGCTTGAGGACGGCTGTTTCTtggagatttttgtttgtttatttcttggggttgttttgttggtCAGAAGCTTTATGGGACTTCTGTAAAGGTATGGCTGCTCATGCACTCATTGACAGAACATCAGAACAAGCCAGCATATGTcacactgctgctctgcccaggaACACAAGTCCACGACCACTCCCATCAGTAACGGCACCATAAAAAACATACAGGTGGTATCAAGCACACTGTGTTCAGCAGACACCCTGTAGTTGACCCTTCATGTTTTGAAATGATTCCATTATCTGGGATGGAAATGTTATACACTGGtgagctctgctcctcctctgaAACATTACACAGCTATTGGCAGAGGTGGTGGCAGGATAGCTCTAGTGGCAACGGGCATCGATTTCCTTCTGTGAGAGAGCAACCCAAATGCTGACGAGCACAGCACTGTTATGGATGGTAACTAATCTATAGGAAAATTTggagctgatttttttgtttgtttttgaaaatactgataCCAGCGTGATCTGCAGTCAGCAACGGTGTTGAAGCAGCAAATAGTGCCTGGGGGACTGTCACCACCACAGCCTGCCTGTTTTGCACCCCTTCAGCAAGCTCGGGTGGAAATGCTACACAGCAGCAAGCAAGAGCATCCGCAAAGCCCATGTCCTAGCCCCTCTCATCACAGTCGGCAGTGACTTTATTCCACGGGAGAACAACTCCCACCCAGAACAGTAAACAGGTAACTGCTGCTGGGCGGGGaaatgcctttccttttccccgCAAAGCAATAGCAGAGGGGCCCCGCCAAGGACGTGAAGGCAGGTGCAAAGGTCCCGTTAACAGCCCTAAGCACCCGACCAGCACCCACCGCCCGCAGGCCCCGGGGCTGAGCCCGGCTCCCACCACCGCCTGCCCAGGCGGCGGGCGAGAACGGCGACTCGGGCGAGACTAGcaaaaagggggaaggggcgAGAGGCGAGAAAGGCAGGGCCACTGACCGTGTCCAGGAGAGCGGGCGGCTCCGGCTGCGTCTCCTTCGCCGCGGGACCGGCCGGCGGCGGGAAGTTGGGGCTGAAAACCATCAGGTCGCTCTTGCCCGCGCCGTCCGCCACGCACAGGCTCCGGCTCTGGCGCTGCGAGTACGACCAGCTCCCCACTTCGCTGGCGCACACCAGCGTCGCCGGCCCGGGCCCCGACAGCACGGCCGCCCGCGGCGCCCACCGCGACGCCCCGTACAGCACCACCGCCAGCAGGAACAGGCTCGACACCGCGCAGATGGCCACCACCAGCCACACGTTCGtcgtcgccgccgccgccgccgccgccgccgccgccgcgccgccctccgcgcccgccgccggccgcagccccgcccCCGACGAGGACGGGGACGACGAGGACGAGGACGAGGACGAGCCCGCGGCCGCCAGCGCCGCCTCGGCGCCCTCCACCAGCGACACGCTCAGCGTGGCCGTGGCCGAGCGCGCCGGCTCCCCGTGGTCCCGCACCACGATCACCAGCCTCTGCCGCGGGCCGTCCGCCTCCTCCAGCGCCCGCGCCGTGCTCACCTCGCCGCTGTACAGCCCCACGCGGAACGGGCCCTTCTCCCGCGGCTCCCACAGCTCGTAGCGCAGCCACGCGTTGTAGCCCGAGTCCGCGTCCACCGCGCGGATCTTCGCCACCACCTGCCCCGCCGGCGCCCCCCACGCCGCCCACGCCCACAACGCCCCCGAGCCCGGCCCCGACGCCGCCGCCTCGCCCGACGCCCCGGCCCAcggcccgccgcccgccgccggcagcAGCGCCGGCGCGTTGTCGTTCTCGTCCACCACGAAGACCTGCACCGTGGCGTTGCCGCACAGCGGCGGCTCCCCCGCGTCCACCGCCCGCACCTCGAACTGCAGCACCTGCACCTCCTCGTAGTCCAACGGCTGCAGCGCCCACAGCCGCCCGCTCTCCGCGTCCACCGACACGTAGCTCGACGCCGGGCGCCACCCCCCGACcaccgccgccgcgcccccgccgccgccctccgccACCGAGTAGCTCACGCGCCCGTTGCCCGCCTCGTCCGGGTCCCGCGCCCACAGCCGCGCCAGCTCCGCGCCCGCCGCGTTGTTCTCCCGCGCCAGCACCGTGTACACGGCCTGCGCGAACGCCGGCGCGTTGTCGTTCACGTCCGACACCGGCACCCGCACCGCGCGGCTGGCGCGCAGCGGCGGCGCCCCGCCGTCCTCCGCCCGCACCTCCACCTCGTACTCCGCCACCCGCTCCCGGTCCAGCGACTCCCGCAGCACCAGCGAGTACGAGCCCGCGAACGTCGCCACCAGCCCGAACGGCGACGGCGGCCACGCCGCGCAGCGCACCCGACCGTTCGCCCCCGAGTCCCGGTCCGACACGCTCAGCAGCGCCACCACCGTCCCCACCGCCGCGTCCTCCGGCACCGGCACCGACAGCGACGTCACCCACACCTCCGGCGCGTTGTCGTTCACGTCCAGCACCTCCAACACCACCTTGCAGTGACCCGACAGCGGCGACCAACCCTTGTCTGTCGCTTTAATGTGTAGGTTGTACAAAGTAACTGTCTCAAAGTCCAGGGCGCCCGCGAGCCGGATCTCCCCACTCTTCGCATCGATGCTGAATATATCTGAGGATGAGGGAGGATTTAACGTGTCAATTTCATAAATCACTTCTCCATTTATTCCCTCGTCCGGATCCGTGGCAATCACCCGAGCCACCAGTGTCCCTCGTAAGGCGTCTTCGGGCAAAAGCATGTTGTACACCGACTGGTTGAACTGGGGCGCGTTGTCGTTCGCGTCCAGCACCGAGATCACCACCTCCATCGTGCCCGTCAGCGGCGGCCGGCCCCCGTCACTCGCCGTCACCACCAACCGGTGCACAGCCACCGTCTCCCGGTCCAGCGGTTTCGCAAGCACCAGAAACAGCGATTTACTACGCGAGTTAACGTTTTCTTCCTCTACGCTGAAATGCTCGCTGGGGCTGAGTGTGTAGGAGAGCTGCGCGTTGGCTCCGATATCTGCATCCGACGCGCCCTCCAGCGGGAACCGAGACCCGGGAGGGGAGTTCTCTgataaattcagatttttccGGGCGGCGGGGAAGAGCGGGGCGTTGTCGTTGATGTCGGTCACCTCCAGCTCCACGTGGAAGACGCGCAGCGGCCGCtccaccagcacctccaggcGCAGGGCGCACGGCGCGCTCTTCCCGCACAGCTCCTCCCGGTCCAGCCGCGAGCTCACCACCAGCGCCCCGCTCGCCCCGCTCACCTCCACGCTCGCCCGCCGGCCCTGCGCCACCAGCCGCAGCCGCCGCGCCTCCGCATCCACCGCCTCCAGGCCCAGGTCCTGCGCCAGACGCCCCACCACCGTCCCGGCCTTGGCTTCCTCCGGCACCGAGTAGCGCACCTGCCCGCCGACCAGCGCCCAGGCCgcctgcagcaccagcacacGCACCACGGGCCCCCACCACACGCccatcgccgccgccgccgcctccacccgcccgggccccgcacggctccccgccgccgcacGGACGCGCCGGCTCTcctgcccgccccgcgccgcccccccgcgcTCACAGCCGGGCTCTCCGCCGCACCGGGGCGGAGCCGCCTCGCCGCTCCGCCGCCGTTTCTGAGCCTGCAGCGACACCGTGTGCTGCTCCGCCGCCTCACACGCTCCCCACGCTCGCCCGCGCCTCCGCACCCGCGCTCGTCACACCTCCGCTGCCGgctgttcttccttcctcctcttgacttttcttctctctattttctttctctctttctttctctcattatttcttcttccatgctgacttgttttttttggtgtggatTCCTTCTTCCgttctccttcttcccctctctctcttctatttcttcttttcgccttcttttttccttcattcttcgttttctctcttccttctctttcccaacattttgctccttctctttcttctttcctctcttgaTTCTCCTTTTCGTTCTTGCCCTGCCGTGCCCTAATCTTTACTcacctttcccttctcttgccatccttctctcttctttatCCCTGCTCGCAGCTCACCAGTTGCCCCTGGTGTAGCGGTGGCTGGGACCAGCTCTGTTCAGCGGCTAGACCCAATGTCGGCGAGTTTCTGGTAATCTAtcatctcttcttccttctatccatccctccttcccttctagtctttctgtcttccttctttcctctcttgcaCAGATTCCTTCCttgtcttttcctctccttctttgATTCGTCCTTCTGCAAGATAGTGCTGGTGCACACTGGTaactacagaatcacagaatcacacagaatcacacagaaagGTAGATGTTGGatgggacctctggagatcatctcgtccaacccccaTATTTGAGCTggtacacctagagcaaggTGCGGAGAACCGCCTGCATACATGCTCTTCACGGTCGCCTGCGCCTCCAAACCCACGCTGGTCACCTCTGCTGTCGTCCTTCCTTCTGTCTgcacctccttccttccccttctcgatttttttttaattcgcCTTGCTTCATTTCTCCTGCCTCCTTCTGttcaccttcttttttccttctttcttttttttaagtatctcTTTTGGTTCGTTTATcttcttcttcatttctttccacgtatttttcttttcttcattcttgtctctctttttctttcttctcttccttaaCCCTTTTCGTTCTTGCCCTGCCGTGCCCCAATCTTTACTcacctttcccttctcttgccatccttctctcttctttatCCCTGCTCGCAGCTCACCAGTCGCCTCCGGCGCCGCGGCGGAGGCCAGCAAAGACGGAACCATCACCGATAATTACGGAGCATCACCTCCAGAGCGCCGTACTCTAACCATGGGGGCGGCTGTCGGGACCAGGGCTGTTCAGCGGCTAGAGCTAAGGTCGCTGCGTGCTGGCCACCTCCTTTTCAGttgctttcattctttctcctctttgccatcttccttccttccataaTTACTCCCCTGCTTCATACCTTCCcagcatctttctttctcttttcctttctcttcctgtctCCTCATTCCTTTCCTTACTCCCTTTCTGTATACACTGGTAGCGTTGGTGCATGCTCGTAAACTCCATTAccattcttcctttctctcttttatctCTCTATTGCTTGCTTCATTCTTGTTTGCCTTTCATTCTCCGCAttgttccttccttcattctcttctttcccctctgtcTCCTCGTCTTCTCTTCCCTATCCTGTAATGGCCCCTGCTTCTTGTCTCTTTGCCTCTGATTTATCCTCTCAACTATCATGTTTTCTAAACGATCACATAACTCCTGCCATGGAGCACAGACATGCGCTTTGGCAAGAGCTTTCACCCCCCTTCCCTGCCGCCTTCCACCTCTCCAGATAAGGAACAACCTTCCCGCTTTCCTCCAGTCTATGCAAGAGGCGCACCTGCATGATGAATGTCAAGCTCTTGCTTCTCCTTTCAGGCAGGCATGCTCTGCCAGAACTACACAGCAACGACCTCCATACCATGGGGCATCAGTCCCCACAGAACACTTGTCATTCATTAGCATGAGCCACACCTCAAAACACACCAACGTAACACCGTGGCATTATCACTCAGAACATCCCCTCCGTACCCAACACATCCACTCTGAGAAACGCATTAGGGTCCCTCCTCCATCCGTCCTTGCTGCCACTTCCTCACACTGCGCCTGGAAGCAGCACGAAAGGAATGAGAGCAGAGAGTGGGGCTTTGCTGGTCcgatcatagaatatctcaagttggaagggacccataaggatcaccGAGTCTGGCTTTCAGTCCACTCAATGCTCAGTCAACCCAAGATGAAGATACCACAACTAAACAGGAACAACAGTGCATCTCTCTCTCAAACACATCCTCTTTAGGTGTGAGTGACTTACCTGTAGCATCACTGCATTATAAATCACTGGGTTATGAATCACTGGACACTCTGCATTGCTCCCTTATGTACTTGTATCATAGGGGAACAAGGAGGGAGACCTGAAAACTAAGGACGTTCACTCCACATCAACATCAGCTCAGGACAGTTTTCTACTAGAATCCTCTATCCCAAGCCCTGCAAAATGAGGTCTCCAGCTAAGCAC from the Phalacrocorax aristotelis chromosome 8, bGulAri2.1, whole genome shotgun sequence genome contains:
- the LOC142061376 gene encoding protocadherin alpha-13-like, translated to MGVWWGPVVRVLVLQAAWALVGGQVRYSVPEEAKAGTVVGRLAQDLGLEAVDAEARRLRLVAQGRRASVEVSGASGALVVSSRLDREELCGKSAPCALRLEVLVERPLRVFHVELEVTDINDNAPLFPAARKNLNLSENSPPGSRFPLEGASDADIGANAQLSYTLSPSEHFSVEEENVNSRSKSLFLVLAKPLDRETVAVHRLVVTASDGGRPPLTGTMEVVISVLDANDNAPQFNQSVYNMLLPEDALRGTLVARVIATDPDEGINGEVIYEIDTLNPPSSSDIFSIDAKSGEIRLAGALDFETVTLYNLHIKATDKGWSPLSGHCKVVLEVLDVNDNAPEVWVTSLSVPVPEDAAVGTVVALLSVSDRDSGANGRVRCAAWPPSPFGLVATFAGSYSLVLRESLDRERVAEYEVEVRAEDGGAPPLRASRAVRVPVSDVNDNAPAFAQAVYTVLARENNAAGAELARLWARDPDEAGNGRVSYSVAEGGGGGAAAVVGGWRPASSYVSVDAESGRLWALQPLDYEEVQVLQFEVRAVDAGEPPLCGNATVQVFVVDENDNAPALLPAAGGGPWAGASGEAAASGPGSGALWAWAAWGAPAGQVVAKIRAVDADSGYNAWLRYELWEPREKGPFRVGLYSGEVSTARALEEADGPRQRLVIVVRDHGEPARSATATLSVSLVEGAEAALAAAGSSSSSSSSSPSSSGAGLRPAAGAEGGAAAAAAAAAAATTNVWLVVAICAVSSLFLLAVVLYGASRWAPRAAVLSGPGPATLVCASEVGSWSYSQRQSRSLCVADGAGKSDLMVFSPNFPPPAGPAAKETQPEPPALLDTVSGPAFLASRPFPLFASLARVAVLARRLGRRWWEPGSAPGPAGGGCWSGA